A stretch of Aureispira sp. CCB-E DNA encodes these proteins:
- a CDS encoding 5-oxoprolinase subunit PxpA: MDINCDMGESYGHFKIGQDNALFPYLSSCNIACGFHGGDPLTLQQTIEAAIRYKLRIGAHPSYPDLVGFGRRTIAMSKASLYASILYQVAALKGMVESLGGRLSYVKPHGALYNTMAHKLSEALPVLEAIQALDPNLALMGLANSPLKDWATERGIAFIAEGFADRRYCSNGQLMPRSASGAVITHPQEAVSQVQQMLTQGNVVTSDGLLPLQVQSVCIHGDNPAALEILKALKNSFL, translated from the coding sequence ATGGACATCAACTGCGATATGGGAGAAAGTTATGGGCATTTCAAAATTGGTCAAGATAACGCTTTATTTCCCTATTTATCGTCTTGTAATATTGCTTGTGGTTTTCACGGTGGTGACCCGTTGACATTGCAACAAACTATTGAAGCTGCCATTCGTTATAAATTACGTATAGGCGCTCATCCCTCCTACCCTGATTTGGTAGGCTTTGGTAGGCGTACTATCGCAATGTCTAAAGCATCACTTTATGCAAGCATCTTGTATCAAGTTGCGGCACTAAAAGGAATGGTTGAAAGCCTTGGCGGTCGTCTAAGCTATGTCAAACCACATGGAGCCCTTTACAACACCATGGCACATAAGCTCTCTGAAGCCCTTCCTGTTCTAGAAGCAATTCAAGCATTAGATCCCAACTTAGCACTAATGGGCTTAGCCAATAGCCCCTTAAAAGATTGGGCAACGGAGCGAGGAATTGCATTTATTGCAGAAGGTTTTGCTGATCGGCGATATTGTTCTAATGGGCAATTAATGCCTCGATCTGCCAGTGGCGCTGTTATTACCCACCCACAAGAAGCCGTGAGTCAAGTTCAACAAATGCTCACCCAAGGAAACGTTGTGACAAGTGATGGGCTGCTCCCACTTCAAGTACAGAGCGTTTGCATTCATGGCGACAATCCTGCTGCCTTAGAAATTCTAAAAGCTTTAAAAAACAGTTTTTTATGA